One genomic window of Leopardus geoffroyi isolate Oge1 chromosome C3, O.geoffroyi_Oge1_pat1.0, whole genome shotgun sequence includes the following:
- the PEAR1 gene encoding platelet endothelial aggregation receptor 1 isoform X2 translates to MPPALRALLLLGLGLRLAGALNPSDPNTCSFWESFTTTTKESHSRPFSLLPSEPCDRPWESPHTCPRPTVVYRTVYRQVVKTDHRKRLQCCRGFYESSGICVPLCDQECVHGRCVAPNQCQCVQNWRGDDCSSGCAPGVWGLQCDKPCHCGNGSSCDPKSGACSCPPGLQPPRCLEPCSPGHYGPACQFHCLCHGAPCDPQTGACFCPPERTGASSCEIPCVRGTVGFFCPSTYPCHNGGVFQASQGSCSCPHGWMGIICSLPCLEGFHGPNCSQECRCHNGGLCDRFTGQCRCAPGYTGDRCREECPVGRFGQDCAETCDCAPGARCFPANGACLCEHGFTGDRCTERLCPDGRYGLSCQEPCTCDPEHSLSCHPMSGECACLPGWAGLHCNESCPQDTHGPGCQEHCLCLHGGVCQPDSGRCRCAPGYTGPHCASLCPPDTYGVNCSARCSCHNALACSPIDGACVCKEGWQPGNCSVPCLPGTWGFGCNASCQCAHEAACSPQTGACTCTPGWQGAHCQLPCPKGQFGEGCASRCDCDHADGCDPVHGRCRCQAGWTGTRCHLPCPEGFWGANCSNTCSCKNGGTCIPENGNCVCAPGFRGPSCQRSCQPGRYGKRCVPCKCGNHSSCHPSNGTCYCLAGWTGPDCSQPCPLGHWGANCAQPCQCRQGGACHPQDGSCFCPPGWTGYLCLEGCSPGMFGANCSQSCQCGPGERCHPETGACVCPPGHSGAPCRIGSQEPFTMMPTSPVAYNSLGAVIGIAVLGSLVVALLALFVGYRHWQKGKAHQHLAVAYSSGRLDGSEYVMPDVPPSYSHYYSNPSYHTLSQCSPKPPPPNKLPGSQLFGSLQVPERPGGAHGQDNHSTLPADWKHRREPPAGPLDRGSGRLSYSHSYRSSDGPGPFSGKEGLGASVASLSSENPYATIRDLPSLLGGLRESSYVEMKGPPSGSPPRQPPPLRDSQRRRHPQPQRDSGTYERPSPLTYDGDSVGSQPPLPPGLPPGHYDSPKNSHIPGHYDLPPVRHPPSPPVRRQDR, encoded by the exons ATGCCACCAGCTCTGCGTGCCCTCCTtctcctgggcctgggcctgcgGCTGGCTGGAGCCCTCAACCCCAGTGACCCCAACACCTGCAGCTTCTGGGAAAG cttcaccaccaccaccaaggagTCTCACTCCCGCCCCTTCAGTCTGCTCCCCTCGGAGCCCTGCGACCGGCCCTGGGAGAGCCCCCACACCTGCCCCCGGCCCAC GGTTGTCTACAGGACGGTCTACCGCCAGGTGGTGAAGACAGACCACCGGAAGCGACTCCAGTGCTGCCGGGGCTTCTATGAGAGCAGCGGGATCTGTGTCC CGCTCTGTGACCAGGAGTGCGTCCATGGCCGCTGTGTGGCACCCAATCAGTGCCAGTGTGTGCAGAACTGGAGGGGTGACGACTGTTCCAGTG ggtGTGCCCCAGGAGTGTGGGGGCTGCAGTGTGACAAGCCCTGTCACTGTGGCAACGGCAGCTCCTGTGACCCCAAGAGTGGAGCGTGCTCCTGCCCCCCCGGCCTGCAGCCCCCACGCTGCCTGGAGCCCTGCTCCCCGGGCCACTATGGTCCTGCCTGCCAGTTCCACTGCCTGTGCCACGGAGCACCCTGTGACCCCcagaccggagcctgcttctgcccCCCAGAGAGGACTGGGGCCAG CAGCTGTGAGATACCCTGTGTCCGGGGCACCGTCGGCTTCTTCTGCCCCAGCACCTATCCTTGCCACAACGGGGGCGTCTTCCAGGCCTCCCAGGGCTCCTGCAGCTGCCCTCATGGGTGGATG GGCATCAtctgctccctgccctgcctcgAGGGCTTCCACGGACCCAACTGCTCCCAAGAGTGTCGCTGTCACAATGGTGGCCTCTGCGACCGCTTCACTGGGCAGTGTCGCTGCGCTCCGGGCTACACGGGGGATCG GTGCCGTGAGGAGTGCCCCGTGGGCCGCTTCGGGCAGGACTGTGCGGAGACGTGCGACTGCGCGCCCGGCGCCCGCTGCTTCCCGGCCAACGGCGCGTGTCTGTGCGAACACGGCTTCACCGGGGACCGCTGCACCGAGCGCCTCTGCCCCGACGGCCGCTACGGCCTCAGCTGCCAGGAGCCGTGCACCTGCGACCCGGAGCACAGCCTCAG CTGCCACCCGATGAGCGGGGAGTGCGCGTGCCTGCCGGGCTGGGCCGGCCTGCACTGCAACGAGAGCTGCCCGCAGGACACGCACGGGCCCGGCTGCCAGGAGCATTGCCTCTGCCTGCACGGCGGCGTGTGCCAGCCCGACAGCGGCCGGTGCCGCTGTGCGCCCGGCTACACG GGCCCGCACTGCGCCAGCCTCTGCCCGCCTGACACTTACGGAGTCAACTGCTCCGCACGCTGCTCCTGCCACAACGCCCTGGCCTGCTCGCCCATCGACGGCGCCTGCGTCTGCAAGGAGG GTTGGCAGCCTGGTAACTGCTCTGTGCCCTGCTTACCTGGAACCTGGGGCTTCGGTTGCAACGCCAGCTGCCAGTGCGCCCATGAGGCAGCCTGCAGCCCCCAGACCGGGGCCTGTACCTGCACCCCCGGGTGGCAGGGGGCCCACTGCCAGCTCCCGTGCCCG AAGGGACAGTTTGGTGAAGGCTGTGCCAGTCGCTGTGACTGTGACCATGCTGACGGCTGTGACCCTGTTCACGGACGCTGCCGTTGCCAGGCTGGCTGGACGG GCACCCGCTGCCACCTGCCCTGCCCCGAAGGCTTCTGGGGGGCAAACTGCAGTaacacctgctcttgcaagaatgGGGGCACCTGCATCCCCGAGAACGGCAATTGCGTGTGTGCGCCTGGGTTCCGAGGCCCCTCCTGCCAGAGAT CCTGCCAGCCTGGCCGCTATGGCAAACGCTGTGTGCCCTGCAAGTGTGGTAACCACTCCTCCTGCCATCCCTCGAATGGGACCTGCTACTGCCTGGCTGGCTGGACGGGCCCCGACTGCTCCCAGC CGTGCCCTCTAGGACACTGGGGAGCCAACTGCGCCCAGCCCTGCCAGTGCCGCCAGGGGGGGGCCTGCCACCCCCAGGATGGGAGCTGTTTCTGCCCCCCAGGCTGGACTGGATACCTCTGCTTAGAAG GCTGCTCTCCGGGGATGTTCGGTGCCAACTGCTCCCAGTCCTGCCAGTGTGGTCCTGGAGAGAGGTGCCACCCGGAGACGGGAGCCTGTGTGTGTCCCCCGGGGCACAGCGGCGCCCCCTGCAGGATTG GAAGCCAGGAGCCCTTCACCATGATGCCTACCTCTCCGGTGGCCTATAACTCGCTGGGGGCAGTGATTGGCATCGCGGTGCTGGGGTCCCTGGTGGTGGCCCTGCTGGCACTGTTCGTCGGCTACCGCCATTGGCAAAAAGGCAAGGCACACCAACACCTGGCCGTGGCCTACAGCAGCGGGCGGCTGGATGGCTCTGAGTACGTCATGCCAG ATGTCCCTCCCAGCTACAGCCACTACTACTCCAACCCCAGCTACCACACCCTGTCACAGTGCTCACCGAAACCCCCACCCCCGAACAAG CTTCCGGGCAGTCAGCTCTTCGGCAGCCTGCAGGTCCCTGAGCGGCCAGGAGGGGCTCACGGGCAGGATAACCACAGCACCCTGCCTGCGGACTGGAAGCACCGCCGGGAGCCCCCTGCAGGGCCTCTGGACAGGG GTAGCGGCCGCCTGAGCTACAGCCACAGCTACCGTAGCAGCGACGGCCCAGGCCCGTTCTCTGGTAAAG aggggctgggggccagcgTGGCTTCCCTGAGCAGCGAAAACCCCTACGCCACCATCCGGGACCTGCCCAGCCTCCTCGGGGGCCTCCGGGAGAGCAGCTATGTGGAGATGAAAGGCCCCCCCTCAGGGTCTCCCCCCAGGCAGCCCCCTCCACTCCGGGACAGCCAGAGGCGGCGACACCCCCAGCCACAGAGAGACAGTGGCACCTATGAACGGCCCAGCCCTCTGACCTATG atGGAGACTCTGtgggctcccagcccccactgcctCCAGGCCTGCCCCCTGGCCACTACGACTCCCCAAAGAACAGCCACATCCCTGGACACTATGACTTGCCTCCAGTACGGCATCCCCCGTCACCCCCAGTTCGGCGCCAGGACCGCTGA
- the PEAR1 gene encoding platelet endothelial aggregation receptor 1 isoform X5, with protein MPPALRALLLLGLGLRLAGALNPSDPNTCSFWESFTTTTKESHSRPFSLLPSEPCDRPWESPHTCPRPTVVYRTVYRQVVKTDHRKRLQCCRGFYESSGICVPLCDQECVHGRCVAPNQCQCVQNWRGDDCSSGCAPGVWGLQCDKPCHCGNGSSCDPKSGACSCPPGLQPPRCLEPCSPGHYGPACQFHCLCHGAPCDPQTGACFCPPERTGASCEIPCVRGTVGFFCPSTYPCHNGGVFQASQGSCSCPHGWMGIICSLPCLEGFHGPNCSQECRCHNGGLCDRFTGQCRCAPGYTGDRCREECPVGRFGQDCAETCDCAPGARCFPANGACLCEHGFTGDRCTERLCPDGRYGLSCQEPCTCDPEHSLSCHPMSGECACLPGWAGLHCNESCPQDTHGPGCQEHCLCLHGGVCQPDSGRCRCAPGYTGPHCASLCPPDTYGVNCSARCSCHNALACSPIDGACVCKEGWQPGNCSVPCLPGTWGFGCNASCQCAHEAACSPQTGACTCTPGWQGAHCQLPCPKGQFGEGCASRCDCDHADGCDPVHGRCRCQAGWTGTRCHLPCPEGFWGANCSNTCSCKNGGTCIPENGNCVCAPGFRGPSCQRSCQPGRYGKRCVPCKCGNHSSCHPSNGTCYCLAGWTGPDCSQRCSPGMFGANCSQSCQCGPGERCHPETGACVCPPGHSGAPCRIGSQEPFTMMPTSPVAYNSLGAVIGIAVLGSLVVALLALFVGYRHWQKGKAHQHLAVAYSSGRLDGSEYVMPDVPPSYSHYYSNPSYHTLSQCSPKPPPPNKLPGSQLFGSLQVPERPGGAHGQDNHSTLPADWKHRREPPAGPLDRGSGRLSYSHSYRSSDGPGPFSGKEGLGASVASLSSENPYATIRDLPSLLGGLRESSYVEMKGPPSGSPPRQPPPLRDSQRRRHPQPQRDSGTYERPSPLTYDGDSVGSQPPLPPGLPPGHYDSPKNSHIPGHYDLPPVRHPPSPPVRRQDR; from the exons ATGCCACCAGCTCTGCGTGCCCTCCTtctcctgggcctgggcctgcgGCTGGCTGGAGCCCTCAACCCCAGTGACCCCAACACCTGCAGCTTCTGGGAAAG cttcaccaccaccaccaaggagTCTCACTCCCGCCCCTTCAGTCTGCTCCCCTCGGAGCCCTGCGACCGGCCCTGGGAGAGCCCCCACACCTGCCCCCGGCCCAC GGTTGTCTACAGGACGGTCTACCGCCAGGTGGTGAAGACAGACCACCGGAAGCGACTCCAGTGCTGCCGGGGCTTCTATGAGAGCAGCGGGATCTGTGTCC CGCTCTGTGACCAGGAGTGCGTCCATGGCCGCTGTGTGGCACCCAATCAGTGCCAGTGTGTGCAGAACTGGAGGGGTGACGACTGTTCCAGTG ggtGTGCCCCAGGAGTGTGGGGGCTGCAGTGTGACAAGCCCTGTCACTGTGGCAACGGCAGCTCCTGTGACCCCAAGAGTGGAGCGTGCTCCTGCCCCCCCGGCCTGCAGCCCCCACGCTGCCTGGAGCCCTGCTCCCCGGGCCACTATGGTCCTGCCTGCCAGTTCCACTGCCTGTGCCACGGAGCACCCTGTGACCCCcagaccggagcctgcttctgcccCCCAGAGAGGACTGGGGCCAG CTGTGAGATACCCTGTGTCCGGGGCACCGTCGGCTTCTTCTGCCCCAGCACCTATCCTTGCCACAACGGGGGCGTCTTCCAGGCCTCCCAGGGCTCCTGCAGCTGCCCTCATGGGTGGATG GGCATCAtctgctccctgccctgcctcgAGGGCTTCCACGGACCCAACTGCTCCCAAGAGTGTCGCTGTCACAATGGTGGCCTCTGCGACCGCTTCACTGGGCAGTGTCGCTGCGCTCCGGGCTACACGGGGGATCG GTGCCGTGAGGAGTGCCCCGTGGGCCGCTTCGGGCAGGACTGTGCGGAGACGTGCGACTGCGCGCCCGGCGCCCGCTGCTTCCCGGCCAACGGCGCGTGTCTGTGCGAACACGGCTTCACCGGGGACCGCTGCACCGAGCGCCTCTGCCCCGACGGCCGCTACGGCCTCAGCTGCCAGGAGCCGTGCACCTGCGACCCGGAGCACAGCCTCAG CTGCCACCCGATGAGCGGGGAGTGCGCGTGCCTGCCGGGCTGGGCCGGCCTGCACTGCAACGAGAGCTGCCCGCAGGACACGCACGGGCCCGGCTGCCAGGAGCATTGCCTCTGCCTGCACGGCGGCGTGTGCCAGCCCGACAGCGGCCGGTGCCGCTGTGCGCCCGGCTACACG GGCCCGCACTGCGCCAGCCTCTGCCCGCCTGACACTTACGGAGTCAACTGCTCCGCACGCTGCTCCTGCCACAACGCCCTGGCCTGCTCGCCCATCGACGGCGCCTGCGTCTGCAAGGAGG GTTGGCAGCCTGGTAACTGCTCTGTGCCCTGCTTACCTGGAACCTGGGGCTTCGGTTGCAACGCCAGCTGCCAGTGCGCCCATGAGGCAGCCTGCAGCCCCCAGACCGGGGCCTGTACCTGCACCCCCGGGTGGCAGGGGGCCCACTGCCAGCTCCCGTGCCCG AAGGGACAGTTTGGTGAAGGCTGTGCCAGTCGCTGTGACTGTGACCATGCTGACGGCTGTGACCCTGTTCACGGACGCTGCCGTTGCCAGGCTGGCTGGACGG GCACCCGCTGCCACCTGCCCTGCCCCGAAGGCTTCTGGGGGGCAAACTGCAGTaacacctgctcttgcaagaatgGGGGCACCTGCATCCCCGAGAACGGCAATTGCGTGTGTGCGCCTGGGTTCCGAGGCCCCTCCTGCCAGAGAT CCTGCCAGCCTGGCCGCTATGGCAAACGCTGTGTGCCCTGCAAGTGTGGTAACCACTCCTCCTGCCATCCCTCGAATGGGACCTGCTACTGCCTGGCTGGCTGGACGGGCCCCGACTGCTCCCAGC GCTGCTCTCCGGGGATGTTCGGTGCCAACTGCTCCCAGTCCTGCCAGTGTGGTCCTGGAGAGAGGTGCCACCCGGAGACGGGAGCCTGTGTGTGTCCCCCGGGGCACAGCGGCGCCCCCTGCAGGATTG GAAGCCAGGAGCCCTTCACCATGATGCCTACCTCTCCGGTGGCCTATAACTCGCTGGGGGCAGTGATTGGCATCGCGGTGCTGGGGTCCCTGGTGGTGGCCCTGCTGGCACTGTTCGTCGGCTACCGCCATTGGCAAAAAGGCAAGGCACACCAACACCTGGCCGTGGCCTACAGCAGCGGGCGGCTGGATGGCTCTGAGTACGTCATGCCAG ATGTCCCTCCCAGCTACAGCCACTACTACTCCAACCCCAGCTACCACACCCTGTCACAGTGCTCACCGAAACCCCCACCCCCGAACAAG CTTCCGGGCAGTCAGCTCTTCGGCAGCCTGCAGGTCCCTGAGCGGCCAGGAGGGGCTCACGGGCAGGATAACCACAGCACCCTGCCTGCGGACTGGAAGCACCGCCGGGAGCCCCCTGCAGGGCCTCTGGACAGGG GTAGCGGCCGCCTGAGCTACAGCCACAGCTACCGTAGCAGCGACGGCCCAGGCCCGTTCTCTGGTAAAG aggggctgggggccagcgTGGCTTCCCTGAGCAGCGAAAACCCCTACGCCACCATCCGGGACCTGCCCAGCCTCCTCGGGGGCCTCCGGGAGAGCAGCTATGTGGAGATGAAAGGCCCCCCCTCAGGGTCTCCCCCCAGGCAGCCCCCTCCACTCCGGGACAGCCAGAGGCGGCGACACCCCCAGCCACAGAGAGACAGTGGCACCTATGAACGGCCCAGCCCTCTGACCTATG atGGAGACTCTGtgggctcccagcccccactgcctCCAGGCCTGCCCCCTGGCCACTACGACTCCCCAAAGAACAGCCACATCCCTGGACACTATGACTTGCCTCCAGTACGGCATCCCCCGTCACCCCCAGTTCGGCGCCAGGACCGCTGA
- the PEAR1 gene encoding platelet endothelial aggregation receptor 1 isoform X3 — MPPALRALLLLGLGLRLAGALNPSDPNTCSFWESFTTTTKESHSRPFSLLPSEPCDRPWESPHTCPRPTVVYRTVYRQVVKTDHRKRLQCCRGFYESSGICVPLCDQECVHGRCVAPNQCQCVQNWRGDDCSSGCAPGVWGLQCDKPCHCGNGSSCDPKSGACSCPPGLQPPRCLEPCSPGHYGPACQFHCLCHGAPCDPQTGACFCPPERTGASCEIPCVRGTVGFFCPSTYPCHNGGVFQASQGSCSCPHGWMGIICSLPCLEGFHGPNCSQECRCHNGGLCDRFTGQCRCAPGYTGDRCREECPVGRFGQDCAETCDCAPGARCFPANGACLCEHGFTGDRCTERLCPDGRYGLSCQEPCTCDPEHSLSCHPMSGECACLPGWAGLHCNESCPQDTHGPGCQEHCLCLHGGVCQPDSGRCRCAPGYTGPHCASLCPPDTYGVNCSARCSCHNALACSPIDGACVCKEGWQPGNCSVPCLPGTWGFGCNASCQCAHEAACSPQTGACTCTPGWQGAHCQLPCPKGQFGEGCASRCDCDHADGCDPVHGRCRCQAGWTGTRCHLPCPEGFWGANCSNTCSCKNGGTCIPENGNCVCAPGFRGPSCQRSCQPGRYGKRCVPCKCGNHSSCHPSNGTCYCLAGWTGPDCSQPCPLGHWGANCAQPCQCRQGGACHPQDGSCFCPPGWTGYLCLEGCSPGMFGANCSQSCQCGPGERCHPETGACVCPPGHSGAPCRIGSQEPFTMMPTSPVAYNSLGAVIGIAVLGSLVVALLALFVGYRHWQKGKAHQHLAVAYSSGRLDGSEYVMPDVPPSYSHYYSNPSYHTLSQCSPKPPPPNKLPGSQLFGSLQVPERPGGAHGQDNHSTLPADWKHRREPPAGPLDRGSGRLSYSHSYRSSDGPGPFSGKEGLGASVASLSSENPYATIRDLPSLLGGLRESSYVEMKGPPSGSPPRQPPPLRDSQRRRHPQPQRDSGTYERPSPLTYDGDSVGSQPPLPPGLPPGHYDSPKNSHIPGHYDLPPVRHPPSPPVRRQDR; from the exons ATGCCACCAGCTCTGCGTGCCCTCCTtctcctgggcctgggcctgcgGCTGGCTGGAGCCCTCAACCCCAGTGACCCCAACACCTGCAGCTTCTGGGAAAG cttcaccaccaccaccaaggagTCTCACTCCCGCCCCTTCAGTCTGCTCCCCTCGGAGCCCTGCGACCGGCCCTGGGAGAGCCCCCACACCTGCCCCCGGCCCAC GGTTGTCTACAGGACGGTCTACCGCCAGGTGGTGAAGACAGACCACCGGAAGCGACTCCAGTGCTGCCGGGGCTTCTATGAGAGCAGCGGGATCTGTGTCC CGCTCTGTGACCAGGAGTGCGTCCATGGCCGCTGTGTGGCACCCAATCAGTGCCAGTGTGTGCAGAACTGGAGGGGTGACGACTGTTCCAGTG ggtGTGCCCCAGGAGTGTGGGGGCTGCAGTGTGACAAGCCCTGTCACTGTGGCAACGGCAGCTCCTGTGACCCCAAGAGTGGAGCGTGCTCCTGCCCCCCCGGCCTGCAGCCCCCACGCTGCCTGGAGCCCTGCTCCCCGGGCCACTATGGTCCTGCCTGCCAGTTCCACTGCCTGTGCCACGGAGCACCCTGTGACCCCcagaccggagcctgcttctgcccCCCAGAGAGGACTGGGGCCAG CTGTGAGATACCCTGTGTCCGGGGCACCGTCGGCTTCTTCTGCCCCAGCACCTATCCTTGCCACAACGGGGGCGTCTTCCAGGCCTCCCAGGGCTCCTGCAGCTGCCCTCATGGGTGGATG GGCATCAtctgctccctgccctgcctcgAGGGCTTCCACGGACCCAACTGCTCCCAAGAGTGTCGCTGTCACAATGGTGGCCTCTGCGACCGCTTCACTGGGCAGTGTCGCTGCGCTCCGGGCTACACGGGGGATCG GTGCCGTGAGGAGTGCCCCGTGGGCCGCTTCGGGCAGGACTGTGCGGAGACGTGCGACTGCGCGCCCGGCGCCCGCTGCTTCCCGGCCAACGGCGCGTGTCTGTGCGAACACGGCTTCACCGGGGACCGCTGCACCGAGCGCCTCTGCCCCGACGGCCGCTACGGCCTCAGCTGCCAGGAGCCGTGCACCTGCGACCCGGAGCACAGCCTCAG CTGCCACCCGATGAGCGGGGAGTGCGCGTGCCTGCCGGGCTGGGCCGGCCTGCACTGCAACGAGAGCTGCCCGCAGGACACGCACGGGCCCGGCTGCCAGGAGCATTGCCTCTGCCTGCACGGCGGCGTGTGCCAGCCCGACAGCGGCCGGTGCCGCTGTGCGCCCGGCTACACG GGCCCGCACTGCGCCAGCCTCTGCCCGCCTGACACTTACGGAGTCAACTGCTCCGCACGCTGCTCCTGCCACAACGCCCTGGCCTGCTCGCCCATCGACGGCGCCTGCGTCTGCAAGGAGG GTTGGCAGCCTGGTAACTGCTCTGTGCCCTGCTTACCTGGAACCTGGGGCTTCGGTTGCAACGCCAGCTGCCAGTGCGCCCATGAGGCAGCCTGCAGCCCCCAGACCGGGGCCTGTACCTGCACCCCCGGGTGGCAGGGGGCCCACTGCCAGCTCCCGTGCCCG AAGGGACAGTTTGGTGAAGGCTGTGCCAGTCGCTGTGACTGTGACCATGCTGACGGCTGTGACCCTGTTCACGGACGCTGCCGTTGCCAGGCTGGCTGGACGG GCACCCGCTGCCACCTGCCCTGCCCCGAAGGCTTCTGGGGGGCAAACTGCAGTaacacctgctcttgcaagaatgGGGGCACCTGCATCCCCGAGAACGGCAATTGCGTGTGTGCGCCTGGGTTCCGAGGCCCCTCCTGCCAGAGAT CCTGCCAGCCTGGCCGCTATGGCAAACGCTGTGTGCCCTGCAAGTGTGGTAACCACTCCTCCTGCCATCCCTCGAATGGGACCTGCTACTGCCTGGCTGGCTGGACGGGCCCCGACTGCTCCCAGC CGTGCCCTCTAGGACACTGGGGAGCCAACTGCGCCCAGCCCTGCCAGTGCCGCCAGGGGGGGGCCTGCCACCCCCAGGATGGGAGCTGTTTCTGCCCCCCAGGCTGGACTGGATACCTCTGCTTAGAAG GCTGCTCTCCGGGGATGTTCGGTGCCAACTGCTCCCAGTCCTGCCAGTGTGGTCCTGGAGAGAGGTGCCACCCGGAGACGGGAGCCTGTGTGTGTCCCCCGGGGCACAGCGGCGCCCCCTGCAGGATTG GAAGCCAGGAGCCCTTCACCATGATGCCTACCTCTCCGGTGGCCTATAACTCGCTGGGGGCAGTGATTGGCATCGCGGTGCTGGGGTCCCTGGTGGTGGCCCTGCTGGCACTGTTCGTCGGCTACCGCCATTGGCAAAAAGGCAAGGCACACCAACACCTGGCCGTGGCCTACAGCAGCGGGCGGCTGGATGGCTCTGAGTACGTCATGCCAG ATGTCCCTCCCAGCTACAGCCACTACTACTCCAACCCCAGCTACCACACCCTGTCACAGTGCTCACCGAAACCCCCACCCCCGAACAAG CTTCCGGGCAGTCAGCTCTTCGGCAGCCTGCAGGTCCCTGAGCGGCCAGGAGGGGCTCACGGGCAGGATAACCACAGCACCCTGCCTGCGGACTGGAAGCACCGCCGGGAGCCCCCTGCAGGGCCTCTGGACAGGG GTAGCGGCCGCCTGAGCTACAGCCACAGCTACCGTAGCAGCGACGGCCCAGGCCCGTTCTCTGGTAAAG aggggctgggggccagcgTGGCTTCCCTGAGCAGCGAAAACCCCTACGCCACCATCCGGGACCTGCCCAGCCTCCTCGGGGGCCTCCGGGAGAGCAGCTATGTGGAGATGAAAGGCCCCCCCTCAGGGTCTCCCCCCAGGCAGCCCCCTCCACTCCGGGACAGCCAGAGGCGGCGACACCCCCAGCCACAGAGAGACAGTGGCACCTATGAACGGCCCAGCCCTCTGACCTATG atGGAGACTCTGtgggctcccagcccccactgcctCCAGGCCTGCCCCCTGGCCACTACGACTCCCCAAAGAACAGCCACATCCCTGGACACTATGACTTGCCTCCAGTACGGCATCCCCCGTCACCCCCAGTTCGGCGCCAGGACCGCTGA